A genomic segment from Equus przewalskii isolate Varuska chromosome X, EquPr2, whole genome shotgun sequence encodes:
- the LOC103545821 gene encoding POM121-like protein 12 isoform X1 — protein sequence MGSYLSSYLGTAEAAQPPPAPDRRSQRPRPAGSQRHWDQCPVNHVHPERWTRTQPRHTSMGLDLSENQKSFRQRWLWNARNPRHVRSPVTVKINPPERRESVSRGPPPEEPPDPCAKETVLRALSQCQKGKKKFDGPLWFEIPDPEERSPSPQPRPSAFQPVRRNGVTPSFVPRPGPLRSNLRH from the coding sequence ATGGGCAGCTACCTGAGCAGCTACCTGGGCACAGCCGAGGCCGCACAGCCGCCCCCAGCCCCGGATCGCAGATCCCAGCGACCCAGACCCGCCGGCAGCCAGCGGCACTGGGACCAGTGCCCGGTCAACCACGTCCACCCGGAGCGCTGGACGCGGACCCAACCCCGCCACACCTCCATGGGGCTGGATTTGTCCGAGAATCAGAAGAGCTTCAGGCAGCGATGGCTTTGGAATGCCCGGAACCCCCGACACGTCCGGAGCCCGGTCACCGTCAAAATCAATCCTCCTGAGCGCAGAGAGAGCGTCTCCCGAGGTCCACCCCCGGAGGAGCCCCCGGACCCCTGTGCCAAGGAGACCGTCCTGAGGGCCCTCAGCCAAtgccagaaaggaaagaagaagttCGACGGACCTCTCTGGTTTGAGATCCCTGACCCCGAGGAGAGGAGCCcgagcccccagcccaggccatcTGCCTTCCAGCCTGTACGGAGAAACGGAGTGACCCCTTCCTTTgtgcccaggcctgggcctctgagaagcaaCCTCCGCCACTGA